The following are encoded together in the Scyliorhinus torazame isolate Kashiwa2021f chromosome 6, sScyTor2.1, whole genome shotgun sequence genome:
- the vstm2a gene encoding V-set and transmembrane domain-containing protein 2A isoform X1 encodes MMGTFPLSLGFGCLFVFCAHLGFSSQARFTELPESVTAREGDNVEMACAFRGSGSPSYYLEIQWWFIRAPSEQEYSPETSKIQLDTLPQSEMINDETKISTVKVMGSDISHRLQISKVRKEDEGLYECRVTDANNGELHEFKAQGHLYVNASHARALQALEAPPLPLHDGKGMRGPPGASEPSSERPGRRFPNNRSAQKGQTGATSRPATTILRQSATSTSGTTIVTASDGLGVLLLFCGFVKGALL; translated from the exons GGGTTTTTCATCCCAAG CCCGATTCACTGAGCTCCCCGAGAGTGTGACGGCGAGAGAAGGGGACAATGTGGAAATGGCCTGCGCTTTCAGGGGCAGCGGCTCCCCGTCCTATTACCTGGAGATCCAGTGGTGGTTCATTCGAGCTCCATCCGAGCAGGAATACAGTCCAGAGACCAGCAAGATCCAG TTGGACACTTTGCCACAAAGCGAAATGATCAACGACGAGACGAAAATAAGT ACAGTGAAAGTGATGGGCAGTGACATCTCACACAGACTGCAGATTTCCAAAGTGCGGAAAGAGGACGAAGGCTTGTACGAGTGCCGGGTGACCGACGCCAACAACGGCGAACTGCACGAGTTCAAGGCCCAGGGGCACCTCTACGTGAACGCCAGTCACGCCCGGGCCCTGCAGGCACTCGAGGCGCCGCCGCTGCCCCTCCACGACGGCAAGGGAATGCGGGGCCCGCCCGGGGCCTCCGAGCCCTCCAGCGAGCGGCCGGGTCGCCGCTTCCCCAACAACCGAAGCGCTCAAAAGGGACAGACAGGAGCCACCAGCAggcccgccaccacaatcctcaggCAGAGTGCCACATCGACATCAG GTACGACGATCGTAACTGCAAGCGATGGACTAGGTGTCCTGCTGCTTTTTTGTGGCTTTGTGAAGGGTGCTTTGCTATAG
- the vstm2a gene encoding V-set and transmembrane domain-containing protein 2A isoform X3, protein MMGTFPLSLGFGCLFVFCAHLGFSSQARFTELPESVTAREGDNVEMACAFRGSGSPSYYLEIQWWFIRAPSEQEYSPETSKIQLDTLPQSEMINDETKISTVKVMGSDISHRLQISKVRKEDEGLYECRVTDANNGELHEFKAQGHLYVNASHARALQALEAPPLPLHDGKGMRGPPGASEPSSERPGRRFPNNRSAQKGQTGATSRPATTILRQSATSTSAKSGWMVKSMDWRAKST, encoded by the exons GGGTTTTTCATCCCAAG CCCGATTCACTGAGCTCCCCGAGAGTGTGACGGCGAGAGAAGGGGACAATGTGGAAATGGCCTGCGCTTTCAGGGGCAGCGGCTCCCCGTCCTATTACCTGGAGATCCAGTGGTGGTTCATTCGAGCTCCATCCGAGCAGGAATACAGTCCAGAGACCAGCAAGATCCAG TTGGACACTTTGCCACAAAGCGAAATGATCAACGACGAGACGAAAATAAGT ACAGTGAAAGTGATGGGCAGTGACATCTCACACAGACTGCAGATTTCCAAAGTGCGGAAAGAGGACGAAGGCTTGTACGAGTGCCGGGTGACCGACGCCAACAACGGCGAACTGCACGAGTTCAAGGCCCAGGGGCACCTCTACGTGAACGCCAGTCACGCCCGGGCCCTGCAGGCACTCGAGGCGCCGCCGCTGCCCCTCCACGACGGCAAGGGAATGCGGGGCCCGCCCGGGGCCTCCGAGCCCTCCAGCGAGCGGCCGGGTCGCCGCTTCCCCAACAACCGAAGCGCTCAAAAGGGACAGACAGGAGCCACCAGCAggcccgccaccacaatcctcaggCAGAGTGCCACATCGACATCAG CAAAGAGCGGTTGGATGGTTAAATCCATGGACTGGAGAGCAAAATCGACTTAa
- the vstm2a gene encoding V-set and transmembrane domain-containing protein 2A isoform X2: MMGTFPLSLGFGCLFVFCAHLGFSSQARFTELPESVTAREGDNVEMACAFRGSGSPSYYLEIQWWFIRAPSEQEYSPETSKIQLDTLPQSEMINDETKISTVKVMGSDISHRLQISKVRKEDEGLYECRVTDANNGELHEFKAQGHLYVNASHARALQALEAPPLPLHDGKGMRGPPGASEPSSERPGRRFPNNRSAQKGQTGATSRPATTILRQSATSTSVTRCWLAENAAFLLRSLCSAPLGFFL, encoded by the exons GGGTTTTTCATCCCAAG CCCGATTCACTGAGCTCCCCGAGAGTGTGACGGCGAGAGAAGGGGACAATGTGGAAATGGCCTGCGCTTTCAGGGGCAGCGGCTCCCCGTCCTATTACCTGGAGATCCAGTGGTGGTTCATTCGAGCTCCATCCGAGCAGGAATACAGTCCAGAGACCAGCAAGATCCAG TTGGACACTTTGCCACAAAGCGAAATGATCAACGACGAGACGAAAATAAGT ACAGTGAAAGTGATGGGCAGTGACATCTCACACAGACTGCAGATTTCCAAAGTGCGGAAAGAGGACGAAGGCTTGTACGAGTGCCGGGTGACCGACGCCAACAACGGCGAACTGCACGAGTTCAAGGCCCAGGGGCACCTCTACGTGAACGCCAGTCACGCCCGGGCCCTGCAGGCACTCGAGGCGCCGCCGCTGCCCCTCCACGACGGCAAGGGAATGCGGGGCCCGCCCGGGGCCTCCGAGCCCTCCAGCGAGCGGCCGGGTCGCCGCTTCCCCAACAACCGAAGCGCTCAAAAGGGACAGACAGGAGCCACCAGCAggcccgccaccacaatcctcaggCAGAGTGCCACATCGACATCAG TAACTAGATGCTGGCTCGCTGAGAATGCTGCTTTCCTCTTAAGATCACTTTGCAGCGCCCCTTTGGGTTTTTTTTTGTAA